From one Acidobacteriota bacterium genomic stretch:
- a CDS encoding alpha/beta hydrolase: MKMKFPAVVLLAFGALAVPSGRGAERPAEWIQLAPPAPGDTETERFENERVSNVRHPSLGVFRSTLGNAPRPAVVLCPGGGYSILAIVKEGYEVARWFNALGIDAYVLKYRLREFGYPAPLQDAALAIRFLRASAAERGIDPAKIGILGFSAGGHTAAMATTLYASPDALTGGALDKVSARPDFSVLAYPVVTMSDPLTHNGSRANLLGDSPAPETIAKLSLERQVTADTPPVFLFHSADDEAVPVENSLHFALAMARHDRPFALHVVPSAPHGIGMRPGFGLASAWPSALAAWLADRGLVAEHRAPGTQAQKEEKGHE, from the coding sequence ATGAAGATGAAATTTCCAGCCGTCGTCCTGCTGGCGTTCGGGGCCCTCGCGGTCCCTTCCGGCCGCGGGGCGGAGCGGCCCGCAGAATGGATCCAGCTCGCGCCCCCGGCGCCCGGGGACACCGAAACGGAGCGGTTCGAAAACGAGCGCGTGTCGAACGTGCGTCATCCGAGCCTGGGTGTCTTCCGGTCCACCCTCGGGAACGCGCCGCGGCCGGCCGTGGTCCTCTGCCCCGGCGGCGGCTACTCCATCCTGGCGATCGTGAAGGAAGGGTACGAGGTCGCGCGCTGGTTCAACGCCCTCGGGATCGACGCCTACGTCCTCAAGTACCGCCTCCGGGAATTCGGGTATCCCGCGCCGCTGCAGGACGCGGCCCTGGCGATCCGCTTCCTGCGCGCGAGCGCCGCAGAGCGCGGGATCGACCCCGCAAAAATCGGGATCCTGGGCTTTTCCGCCGGCGGACACACGGCCGCGATGGCGACGACGCTCTACGCCTCCCCCGACGCGCTCACCGGGGGGGCGCTCGACAAGGTTTCGGCCCGGCCCGACTTTTCGGTTCTCGCCTACCCCGTCGTCACCATGTCCGATCCCCTTACCCACAACGGATCGCGCGCCAACCTTCTGGGGGACTCCCCGGCGCCGGAGACGATCGCGAAGCTGTCGCTCGAGCGCCAGGTAACCGCGGACACGCCGCCGGTGTTCCTCTTCCACTCCGCCGATGACGAGGCCGTCCCGGTGGAGAACAGCCTTCATTTCGCCCTGGCGATGGCGCGCCACGACCGCCCCTTCGCCCTCCATGTCGTCCCCTCCGCCCCGCACGGGATCGGGATGCGCCCCGGCTTCGGCCTGGCTTCCGCCTGGCCGTCGGCCCTGGCCGCCTGGCTCGCCGATCGGGGGCTGGTCGCCGAACATCGGGCCCCTGGTACGCAGGCACAAAAGGAGGAAAAGGGTCATGAGTGA
- a CDS encoding ATP-binding protein: protein MAVDRTLKLTELLDRKSFFLFGPRAIGKSTLVRQQLSGSATIIDLLDSRIFLRLSSAPYDLESLIDAGDHALVVIDEIQRIPELLNEVHRLIEGREIRFLLTGSSARKLRRGQANLLAGRVWEAGLFPLTWKEAPDFNLQRYLRYGGLPTVYLSPLPEEELDAYVNTYLKEEIMAEGLIRNLPPFTRFLRSIALANGEVINFTKLANDCQVAATTVREYVSLLDDTLVGFFLPAWSESRKRKAIKSGKFYFFDPGVTHTLTGTRTIDRNSDLFGRSFEQFIGMEIRAYLSYRRNKLPLTYWRSTHGHEVDFLIGEKTAVEVKAAAHLTPGDFKGLKALAEERVFTDYFLVSQDPVASRQADIRAIHWEDFLNRLWRDEIMAAG from the coding sequence ATGGCTGTCGATCGAACTCTCAAACTGACTGAATTGCTGGACAGAAAATCCTTCTTTCTGTTCGGCCCCCGGGCGATCGGGAAATCCACGCTGGTCAGGCAACAGCTTTCGGGCTCGGCCACCATTATCGACCTCCTGGATTCGCGGATTTTCCTGAGGTTGTCCTCCGCACCCTATGACCTGGAATCCCTTATCGATGCCGGCGATCACGCGCTGGTTGTCATCGATGAAATTCAGCGCATCCCTGAATTGCTCAATGAGGTCCACCGGCTGATTGAAGGCCGCGAAATCCGGTTTCTTCTGACCGGCAGCAGCGCCAGGAAGTTGAGGAGGGGGCAGGCCAATCTGCTGGCCGGCCGTGTCTGGGAAGCCGGATTATTCCCCCTGACCTGGAAGGAAGCCCCGGATTTCAATCTGCAGCGATACCTTCGTTATGGTGGGCTGCCGACGGTCTATCTCAGTCCATTACCGGAAGAGGAACTCGACGCATACGTCAATACGTATCTGAAGGAGGAAATTATGGCTGAAGGGCTGATACGGAACCTGCCGCCCTTTACCCGTTTCCTTCGGTCCATCGCCCTTGCAAACGGTGAAGTGATCAATTTCACCAAACTGGCGAATGATTGCCAGGTGGCCGCGACTACGGTGAGGGAATATGTGAGCCTCCTGGACGATACCTTGGTTGGATTTTTCCTGCCTGCATGGAGCGAATCCAGGAAGAGAAAGGCAATCAAATCGGGAAAATTTTATTTCTTCGACCCGGGAGTCACCCACACCCTTACCGGAACCCGGACCATCGACCGCAATTCCGATTTGTTCGGAAGGAGTTTCGAACAGTTCATCGGGATGGAGATTCGAGCGTACCTGAGTTACCGCAGGAACAAGCTCCCGCTGACCTACTGGCGATCCACGCATGGCCACGAAGTGGATTTCTTGATCGGGGAAAAGACCGCGGTGGAGGTCAAGGCTGCCGCACATTTGACGCCTGGGGATTTTAAAGGGCTCAAGGCGCTTGCCGAGGAACGGGTTTTTACTGATTATTTCCTGGTAAGTCAGGACCCCGTTGCCTCGCGGCAGGCGGACATCCGGGCAATACACTGGGAGGATTTCCTGAATCGACTGTGGCGGGATGAGATCATGGCCGCCGGCTGA
- the ubiG gene encoding 3-demethylubiquinone-9 3-O-methyltransferase, with protein MTTSSVDNSLYRNRAGSWWDDDDGAFSTIRHFINPARCGWFRRILEARPPAGPGAPTLLDVGCGGGYLAEEFARSGCRVTGLDAAPESLAAARRHAAACRLDIDYVAGRAERLPFPPASFDLAACCDVLEHVDGPEAVVAEIARVLRPGGLFFFDTINRTLRSRVAVIGAMQRWRATAFVPPDTHAYKNFIKPRDLKRMLETNHLTPGAMRGLSPRCHPLSALLALRRRARGAISFEELGRRLAFGPSRDLSISYIGYAIRREPAGG; from the coding sequence ATGACGACAAGCAGCGTGGACAACTCGCTATACCGCAACCGGGCCGGTTCCTGGTGGGACGACGACGACGGCGCCTTCAGCACCATCCGCCATTTCATCAACCCCGCCCGCTGCGGCTGGTTCCGCCGCATCCTCGAGGCCCGCCCCCCGGCCGGCCCGGGGGCGCCGACGCTTCTCGACGTCGGCTGCGGCGGCGGGTACCTGGCCGAGGAGTTCGCCCGCTCGGGCTGCCGCGTCACCGGCCTCGACGCCGCGCCCGAATCGCTCGCGGCCGCGCGCCGCCACGCCGCCGCGTGCAGACTCGACATCGATTACGTCGCCGGCCGCGCCGAGCGCCTCCCCTTCCCGCCGGCCTCCTTCGACCTGGCCGCCTGCTGCGACGTCCTCGAGCACGTCGACGGCCCCGAAGCCGTCGTCGCCGAAATCGCCCGCGTCCTCCGCCCCGGCGGCCTCTTCTTCTTCGACACCATCAACCGCACCCTCCGCAGCCGCGTCGCCGTCATCGGCGCCATGCAGCGCTGGCGCGCTACGGCCTTCGTGCCCCCCGACACCCATGCCTATAAAAATTTCATCAAGCCGCGGGACCTGAAACGGATGCTCGAGACAAACCACCTCACTCCCGGCGCGATGCGGGGCCTCTCCCCCCGCTGCCACCCGCTCTCCGCCCTCCTCGCCCTGCGCCGCCGCGCCCGTGGCGCCATCTCCTTCGAGGAACTGGGCCGCCGCCTCGCCTTCGGCCCGAGCCGCGACCTCTCGATCTCCTACATCGGCTACGCGATCCGGCGCGAGCCGGCCGGCGGCTAG
- a CDS encoding BON domain-containing protein: MSIRNTQTRNGVARGAGLVLLAVFFAAAAPAQVDLGKRDPGAMRDRLARQVRYELAMLADHSVFDNLAFRIDGIDGVVLTGQVVRPNLKQDAENAVRSIEAVGRVENKIEVLPLSPSDDAIRRAAFRAIYSQEGLDRYAVRAVQSIHIIVKNGHITLEGVTANRMDKDLAGIAARGVPGVFSVTNNLTVESE, encoded by the coding sequence ATGAGCATACGGAACACCCAGACAAGAAACGGCGTCGCCCGGGGCGCAGGCCTGGTCCTGCTGGCGGTCTTTTTCGCGGCGGCGGCCCCGGCCCAGGTTGACCTGGGGAAACGGGATCCCGGGGCCATGCGTGACCGGCTCGCCCGGCAGGTCCGGTACGAGCTGGCCATGCTCGCGGATCATTCGGTCTTCGACAACCTCGCGTTCCGGATCGATGGGATCGACGGGGTGGTCCTGACGGGGCAGGTGGTGAGGCCCAACCTCAAGCAGGACGCGGAAAACGCCGTGCGCTCGATCGAAGCGGTCGGCAGGGTCGAAAACAAGATCGAAGTCTTGCCCCTGTCGCCCAGCGACGACGCCATCCGGCGCGCCGCCTTCCGGGCCATCTATTCCCAGGAGGGGCTCGATCGCTATGCCGTGCGGGCGGTCCAGTCGATCCACATCATCGTCAAGAACGGTCATATCACCCTGGAAGGGGTGACGGCAAACCGGATGGACAAGGACCTCGCGGGGATCGCCGCGCGGGGGGTCCCCGGAGTCTTCAGCGTCACCAACAACCTGACGGTGGAATCGGAATAG
- a CDS encoding aspartate aminotransferase family protein, translating to MSSQNTFETEDRYMAPFFVKQRIAIDRGEGVYVWDEDGTRYLDFTAGWGVTCIGHAHPVIAEALERQSRKILQGPNSGLTYSPARAGLLSELMKVLPPNLCRVFFSNSGAEANDAAIKLARKVTGRLDVISTHQSFHGRTISTASATGQASHREKFNPLMPNYRFVAYGDLAELEQALDGNVAAFIIEPVQGEGGVHIPSREYLRSASRLCRQNGTLMIADEVQTGFCRTGPMFVTGEMGVEVDFLTMAKGIAGGFPFGGFAMTDAVARKLEIGDHGGTYCGNPLGCAVSAAVIRYLRENNVSAHVEEMGRICLDVMAGWKRDHPAAIREIRGKGLLILVEFADADTAKKVSDECLARGLFVRQTQGVGIRVFPALTITAAELREGLGIMAEAVRAVAG from the coding sequence ATGTCCAGTCAGAACACGTTTGAAACCGAAGATCGATACATGGCCCCGTTTTTCGTCAAGCAGAGGATTGCCATCGACCGGGGGGAGGGGGTATACGTCTGGGACGAGGACGGGACCCGCTACCTGGACTTCACCGCCGGCTGGGGCGTGACCTGCATCGGCCACGCCCACCCGGTGATCGCGGAGGCGCTCGAGCGCCAGAGCCGCAAGATCCTCCAGGGACCCAATTCCGGGCTCACCTATTCCCCGGCCCGGGCCGGACTCCTGTCGGAACTGATGAAGGTGCTGCCGCCGAACCTCTGCCGGGTGTTTTTCTCCAATTCCGGGGCGGAGGCCAACGACGCGGCCATCAAGCTGGCCCGGAAGGTGACGGGCCGGCTGGACGTGATCTCCACCCACCAGAGCTTTCACGGCCGCACCATCAGCACCGCCTCGGCCACCGGGCAGGCGAGCCACCGGGAGAAATTCAATCCCCTGATGCCCAACTACCGCTTCGTCGCCTACGGGGACCTGGCCGAGCTGGAGCAGGCGCTGGATGGCAACGTGGCCGCTTTCATCATCGAGCCGGTCCAGGGAGAGGGCGGGGTCCATATCCCCTCCCGCGAATACCTCCGCTCCGCCTCCCGCCTCTGCCGGCAAAACGGCACCCTCATGATCGCCGACGAGGTCCAGACCGGGTTCTGCCGCACCGGCCCGATGTTCGTCACCGGCGAGATGGGGGTGGAGGTGGACTTTCTCACCATGGCCAAGGGGATCGCCGGCGGCTTCCCCTTCGGCGGGTTCGCCATGACCGACGCGGTGGCCCGGAAGCTCGAGATCGGGGACCACGGCGGCACCTACTGCGGGAACCCCCTGGGCTGCGCCGTCTCGGCCGCCGTCATCCGCTACCTCCGGGAAAACAACGTCTCCGCCCACGTGGAAGAGATGGGCCGGATCTGCCTCGACGTCATGGCGGGGTGGAAACGCGACCACCCAGCCGCCATCCGCGAAATCCGGGGGAAGGGGCTGCTGATCCTGGTCGAGTTCGCGGACGCCGACACGGCGAAGAAGGTGAGCGACGAATGCCTCGCCCGCGGGCTCTTCGTGCGCCAGACCCAGGGGGTCGGCATCCGGGTATTCCCGGCGCTGACCATCACCGCGGCGGAACTGCGCGAGGGGCTCGGCATCATGGCGGAAGCCGTCCGGGCGGTGGCGGGCTGA
- a CDS encoding NCS2 family permease, with amino-acid sequence MLERLFKLREHHTTARTEIVAGLVTFLTMAYVIFVNPAVLSTDFAGQPTGLSFDAAMLATCLAAFVASVLMGLCANLPIAQAPGMGENFFFVTVVMGVTAAGVADGWKTALSIVFISGVLFLLLSLLRFRKAVMDAVSPSLKNGIALGIGLFIAFIGLRNAGVILDAPPGSLVMLNKSFAQPHVAVFFGGLLVTAVLQARRVRGAILWGILFSAALGVLWGKIRFAGVFGLPSDHAFFQFDFRHVLRPDFIAFIVVFLFMDLFDTVGTLIGVGEQAGIMRDNRLPNANRALVSDAVGTVVGAASGTSTVTSYIESCVGVEAGGRTGLMAVSAGCFFLAALFFTPLVGMIGGGWMTEGGSVNPVTAPALVIVGAMMVRNVVKIDWQDATEGIPAFLVLIGIPLSYSIADGLALGCIAYPVLKLAAGRGREANGLIWVVAVHFVLRYLFIHV; translated from the coding sequence ATGCTCGAAAGACTGTTCAAGCTCAGGGAACACCACACGACCGCGCGCACGGAGATCGTGGCGGGGCTGGTCACCTTCCTGACCATGGCCTACGTGATCTTCGTCAACCCGGCGGTGCTCTCGACCGATTTCGCCGGGCAGCCGACTGGGTTGAGTTTCGACGCGGCGATGCTGGCCACCTGCCTGGCCGCCTTCGTCGCGTCGGTGCTGATGGGCCTATGCGCCAACCTGCCGATCGCGCAGGCGCCGGGGATGGGGGAGAACTTCTTTTTCGTCACCGTGGTGATGGGGGTGACGGCGGCGGGGGTGGCCGACGGCTGGAAGACGGCGCTCTCCATCGTCTTCATCTCCGGGGTGCTGTTTCTCCTCCTGTCGCTGCTGCGCTTCCGCAAGGCCGTCATGGACGCCGTCAGCCCCAGCCTCAAGAACGGCATCGCCTTGGGGATCGGCCTCTTCATCGCCTTCATCGGGCTCAGGAACGCGGGCGTCATCCTCGATGCCCCGCCCGGCTCCCTGGTGATGCTCAACAAGTCGTTCGCCCAGCCCCACGTGGCCGTCTTCTTCGGCGGGCTGCTGGTGACGGCCGTCCTGCAGGCGCGCCGGGTCAGGGGCGCGATCCTCTGGGGCATCCTCTTCTCGGCCGCCCTGGGGGTCCTGTGGGGCAAGATCCGGTTCGCCGGCGTGTTCGGGCTCCCCTCGGACCACGCCTTCTTCCAGTTCGACTTCCGCCACGTCCTGCGCCCCGATTTCATCGCCTTCATCGTCGTGTTTCTTTTCATGGACCTGTTCGACACCGTGGGCACCCTGATCGGGGTGGGGGAGCAGGCGGGCATCATGCGGGACAACCGGCTCCCCAACGCCAACCGCGCCCTGGTCTCCGACGCCGTCGGCACCGTCGTGGGGGCCGCGAGCGGCACCAGCACCGTGACCTCCTACATCGAGAGCTGCGTGGGGGTGGAAGCGGGGGGGAGGACGGGGCTGATGGCGGTATCGGCCGGCTGTTTTTTCCTCGCGGCCCTTTTTTTCACCCCGCTGGTGGGGATGATCGGCGGCGGCTGGATGACGGAGGGGGGATCGGTGAACCCGGTCACCGCCCCGGCCCTAGTCATCGTCGGGGCGATGATGGTGCGCAACGTCGTCAAGATCGACTGGCAGGACGCGACCGAGGGGATCCCCGCCTTCCTAGTCCTGATCGGCATCCCCCTCAGCTACAGCATCGCCGACGGACTGGCCCTCGGCTGTATCGCCTACCCGGTCCTCAAGCTGGCTGCGGGGAGGGGCAGGGAGGCGAACGGGCTGATCTGGGTGGTGGCGGTTCACTTCGTTCTGCGGTACCTTTTCATTCATGTATAG
- a CDS encoding peptidase S9 — MTRIVSILFWIGLVATAAQAQYFGQNRVRYRSPDFKVLKTDHFDIHYYDDHEAAAVDFGRMAERWYARLGAVLNHELSSRQPIILYASHTDFRGTTVIGNEIGETTGGVTEGLRRRIVMPLAGPLGDTDHVLGHELVHAFQFDISSRTSTLGGSGVPTALMLPLWFVEGMAEYLTIGAADPHTAMWMRDAVLRGQLPAVSELDDPEYFPYRWGQAFWSYVAGRYGDQVIGEVLKAAASDGNAEGAIAAVLGIGLDELGRDWHAAMESIYRPVLQATVPLDPARELIGKERGGAINVSPSLSPDGAWVAFFSEKNLFSIDLFLADARTGRVRRTLTRTVLDPHFDSLQFVNAAGAWSPDGREFAFGSVRSGRPEVSIYNLASDKVTRRHRLGDLSDLFSLSWSPDGGSIVFSGMAGGYTDLFILDLGRGTTRRLTDDAYSALHPAWSPDGRSIVFSTDRFSSDLSRLSFGDLRLGLIDVATGEIRPVEAFPSGKHLGAQWSADGGELFFVSDRDGIPNVYRLNLQSGDIRQLTRLQTGVSGISKWSPAFSVATRAGRLVYSAYAGGDYALYRLEGEEALAGGPVDEAVAALGAGGLPPRERGREVIRPYLAQPTAGLAAPAGFEKTDYEPSLGLDYVAPPSVSVGFSNFGSMVGGGIGFYWSDLLGHHNLMTAFQTATTIDGGNFLNSLSGIAAYENRKSRWNWGLSGGQVPYLTGAYGRTFETIEGEPYVLDRTVRFWEISRQAAVTLARPVSRARRFEFSGGFQNISYDAEGTIEVYSGVTGEFLGEERYDIDAPDSLNLGIGSAAMVYDTSVFGGTSPIMGERYRLEAGISGGSLNFSTLLVDYRRYARIAGPLSLAGRVLHYGRYGGDSEDGRLGELSLGYPSLVRGYEPGSFSPKECTQGTGGALSCPAFDRIFGSRMLVGNVEARLQTLGPLGIIPSRAFPPVETAVFYDAGLAWRSKKISSALGIPRRPVSSWGGSLRFNALGFFIAQLSYVHANDRPQRRWGWEFSIIPGF, encoded by the coding sequence ATGACCCGCATCGTTTCGATTCTGTTCTGGATAGGTCTCGTCGCCACCGCCGCCCAGGCGCAGTATTTCGGGCAGAACCGGGTCCGGTACCGGAGCCCCGATTTCAAGGTCCTCAAGACCGATCACTTCGACATCCACTACTACGACGACCACGAGGCGGCCGCCGTCGATTTCGGCCGGATGGCCGAGCGCTGGTACGCGCGCCTGGGCGCCGTCCTGAACCACGAGCTCTCCTCGCGGCAGCCCATCATCCTCTACGCCAGCCACACCGATTTCCGGGGGACCACCGTGATCGGCAACGAGATCGGGGAGACGACGGGGGGCGTGACGGAAGGGCTGCGGCGCCGGATCGTGATGCCGCTCGCGGGCCCGCTCGGGGACACCGACCACGTGCTCGGCCACGAGCTGGTGCACGCCTTCCAGTTCGACATCTCCTCGCGCACGAGCACCCTCGGCGGCAGCGGCGTCCCCACCGCGCTGATGCTCCCCCTCTGGTTCGTGGAAGGGATGGCCGAATACCTGACGATCGGGGCGGCCGACCCCCACACCGCCATGTGGATGAGGGACGCGGTCCTGCGGGGGCAGCTCCCCGCCGTCTCCGAACTGGACGATCCCGAATACTTCCCCTACCGCTGGGGGCAGGCCTTCTGGAGCTACGTGGCGGGCCGGTACGGCGACCAGGTGATCGGGGAGGTCCTGAAGGCGGCCGCGAGCGACGGGAACGCCGAAGGGGCCATCGCCGCGGTGCTCGGGATCGGCCTCGACGAACTCGGCCGGGACTGGCACGCCGCGATGGAATCCATCTATCGCCCCGTGCTCCAGGCGACGGTCCCGCTCGACCCGGCGCGCGAACTGATCGGAAAAGAGCGGGGGGGCGCGATCAACGTGAGCCCCTCCCTGAGCCCCGACGGCGCCTGGGTGGCCTTCTTCTCCGAGAAAAACCTGTTCTCGATCGACCTCTTTCTGGCCGACGCCCGGACGGGCCGGGTCCGGCGCACCCTGACCCGCACGGTCCTCGACCCTCACTTCGACAGCCTGCAGTTCGTCAACGCGGCCGGCGCCTGGAGCCCCGACGGGCGGGAGTTCGCCTTCGGGAGCGTGCGCTCCGGCCGGCCGGAGGTCTCGATCTACAACCTGGCCTCGGACAAGGTCACCCGCCGGCACCGGCTCGGCGACCTCTCCGACCTTTTCAGCCTCTCCTGGTCGCCCGACGGGGGCTCCATCGTATTTTCGGGCATGGCGGGCGGGTACACCGATCTTTTCATCCTGGACCTGGGGCGGGGGACCACCCGGCGGCTGACGGACGACGCGTACTCGGCGCTCCACCCGGCCTGGTCGCCCGACGGCCGCTCCATCGTGTTCTCGACCGACCGCTTCAGCTCCGACCTCTCGCGCCTCTCCTTCGGCGACCTGCGCCTCGGCCTGATCGACGTCGCGACCGGGGAGATCCGGCCGGTCGAGGCCTTCCCCTCCGGCAAGCACCTGGGGGCGCAGTGGAGCGCGGACGGCGGCGAGCTCTTTTTCGTCTCCGACCGGGACGGGATCCCCAACGTGTACCGGCTGAACCTCCAAAGCGGCGACATCCGCCAGCTGACCCGCCTGCAGACGGGGGTGAGCGGCATCTCGAAGTGGAGCCCCGCCTTCTCGGTGGCGACGCGGGCCGGGCGGCTGGTCTACAGCGCCTACGCCGGGGGGGACTACGCCCTCTACCGCCTCGAGGGGGAGGAGGCGCTGGCGGGAGGCCCGGTGGATGAAGCCGTGGCCGCGCTGGGGGCGGGGGGCCTCCCCCCCCGGGAGCGCGGAAGGGAAGTGATCCGGCCGTACCTGGCCCAGCCCACGGCCGGGCTTGCGGCCCCGGCCGGGTTCGAGAAGACCGATTACGAGCCCAGCCTGGGGCTCGACTACGTCGCCCCCCCCTCCGTCAGCGTCGGGTTCAGCAACTTCGGGTCGATGGTCGGCGGGGGGATCGGGTTCTACTGGAGCGACCTGCTCGGGCACCACAACCTGATGACGGCCTTCCAGACCGCCACGACCATCGACGGCGGCAATTTCCTCAACAGCCTCTCGGGCATCGCCGCGTACGAGAACCGGAAATCGAGGTGGAACTGGGGCCTGAGCGGCGGGCAGGTGCCTTACCTGACCGGCGCCTACGGCCGCACCTTCGAAACGATCGAGGGGGAGCCTTACGTGCTCGACCGGACGGTGCGGTTCTGGGAAATTTCGCGCCAGGCCGCCGTGACGCTCGCGCGCCCCGTGAGCCGCGCCCGGCGTTTCGAATTCTCCGGCGGGTTCCAGAACATCTCCTACGACGCCGAGGGGACGATCGAGGTCTACTCGGGGGTGACGGGGGAGTTCCTGGGCGAAGAGCGGTACGATATAGACGCCCCCGACTCCCTCAACCTGGGGATCGGGAGCGCGGCGATGGTCTACGACACCTCCGTGTTCGGCGGCACCAGCCCCATCATGGGGGAGCGTTACCGCCTGGAGGCGGGGATATCGGGGGGCTCGCTCAATTTCTCGACCCTGCTCGTCGATTACCGCCGATACGCGCGGATCGCGGGCCCGCTGAGCCTGGCCGGGCGGGTCCTCCACTACGGGCGATACGGCGGCGATTCGGAGGACGGGCGCCTCGGTGAACTTTCGCTCGGCTACCCGTCGCTCGTGCGGGGCTACGAACCGGGATCCTTCTCGCCGAAGGAGTGTACCCAGGGGACCGGCGGCGCGCTCTCCTGCCCCGCCTTCGACCGCATCTTCGGAAGCCGGATGCTGGTGGGGAACGTGGAGGCGCGCCTGCAGACCCTGGGGCCGCTCGGCATCATCCCCAGCCGCGCCTTCCCGCCGGTCGAGACCGCCGTGTTCTACGACGCGGGCCTGGCCTGGCGCTCGAAGAAGATCTCGAGCGCGCTCGGGATCCCGCGACGCCCCGTCTCGAGCTGGGGGGGCTCCCTCCGGTTCAACGCCCTGGGCTTCTTCATCGCCCAGCTCAGCTACGTCCACGCCAACGACCGTCCCCAGCGGCGCTGGGGGTGGGAGTTTTCGATCATCCCCGGCTTCTAG
- a CDS encoding YhbY family RNA-binding protein, with the protein MPELKGFQKTYLRGLAHERKPIVMIGKEGLVPGVVESVKDGLARHELVKVRFVSFKEKEQKEALAARLLEETGAERVGMVGHTLLLYRRQDDARKRRIELPAR; encoded by the coding sequence ATGCCGGAATTGAAGGGATTTCAGAAGACGTACCTCAGGGGGCTGGCGCACGAGCGCAAGCCCATCGTCATGATCGGGAAGGAAGGGCTCGTGCCGGGGGTCGTCGAATCGGTGAAGGACGGCCTCGCGCGCCACGAACTCGTCAAGGTCCGGTTCGTCAGCTTCAAGGAGAAGGAGCAGAAGGAGGCGCTGGCCGCCCGGCTCCTGGAGGAGACGGGGGCGGAGCGGGTCGGGATGGTGGGGCATACGCTCCTCCTCTACCGGCGCCAGGACGACGCGCGCAAACGCCGGATCGAGCTGCCGGCCCGGTAG
- a CDS encoding uroporphyrinogen decarboxylase (URO-D), whose translation MLSLKQNVLETMKNGKPDAFVNEWEPFPQVWDPVFYHLFNVAPGGEAINPWGVKIYWGKNEPGIMPIVNAETKVCPDVTRWREYVKAPDLYALELDWTQAKADAEKIRAEGKFVHVWLPTGVFEQLHFLMGFEDTLMNLLEEPEAMHELTAYIKDWKLQQIQILVDNLHPDVMNFHDDWGAKHALFMHPDVWREFFKEPYKEIYGLMKKHGVITMHHADSFCQPIARDMVDVGIDIWEGILPSNDIQQVKKDTDYKLTLMGGIDASIVDREDWTEETVRAEVARACKEYHEGGMFIPCLTYGGEGSIFPGVNDCIMDEIRNQNKLYFK comes from the coding sequence ATGCTGTCTTTGAAACAGAATGTCCTGGAAACCATGAAAAACGGCAAGCCCGACGCCTTCGTCAACGAGTGGGAACCCTTCCCGCAGGTATGGGACCCGGTCTTCTACCACCTGTTCAACGTGGCTCCCGGGGGGGAGGCCATCAATCCCTGGGGCGTGAAGATCTACTGGGGGAAGAACGAGCCCGGGATCATGCCCATCGTCAACGCCGAGACCAAGGTCTGCCCCGACGTGACCCGGTGGCGCGAATACGTCAAGGCCCCCGACCTCTACGCGCTCGAGCTGGACTGGACCCAGGCCAAGGCCGACGCCGAGAAGATCCGGGCGGAAGGCAAGTTCGTCCATGTCTGGCTCCCGACGGGGGTCTTCGAACAGCTCCACTTCCTTATGGGGTTCGAGGACACGCTCATGAATCTCCTGGAGGAGCCGGAGGCGATGCACGAGCTGACCGCCTACATCAAGGACTGGAAGCTGCAGCAGATCCAGATCCTCGTCGACAACCTGCACCCCGACGTCATGAATTTCCACGACGACTGGGGGGCCAAGCACGCCCTGTTCATGCACCCCGACGTCTGGCGCGAGTTCTTCAAGGAACCCTACAAGGAGATCTACGGCCTGATGAAAAAGCACGGCGTCATCACGATGCACCACGCCGACTCCTTCTGCCAGCCGATCGCCAGGGACATGGTGGACGTCGGCATCGACATCTGGGAGGGGATCCTGCCTTCCAACGACATCCAGCAGGTCAAGAAGGACACCGATTACAAGCTCACGCTCATGGGGGGGATCGACGCCTCCATCGTCGACCGCGAGGACTGGACCGAGGAGACCGTGCGCGCCGAGGTCGCCCGCGCGTGCAAGGAATATCATGAAGGCGGAATGTTCATCCCCTGCCTGACCTACGGGGGGGAAGGCAGCATCTTTCCCGGCGTCAACGACTGCATCATGGACGAGATCCGGAACCAGAACAAACTCTACTTCAAATAG
- a CDS encoding ArsC family transcriptional regulator — MNIQIFGTLKCRDTKKAQRYFQERRIPFQFVDLARKGLGKGELAAVGAAVGIDNLIDREGRAYEERNLAYVIHDVAEQLLGDPRLLKTPIVRNGRAATVGYRPERWKEWT; from the coding sequence ATGAACATCCAGATCTTCGGCACCCTGAAGTGCCGCGACACGAAGAAGGCGCAGCGCTATTTCCAGGAAAGGCGCATCCCGTTCCAGTTCGTGGACCTCGCGCGCAAGGGACTCGGCAAGGGGGAGCTCGCCGCCGTCGGCGCGGCGGTGGGGATCGACAACCTCATCGACCGGGAGGGGCGCGCCTACGAGGAGCGGAACCTCGCGTACGTCATCCACGACGTCGCCGAGCAGCTGCTGGGGGACCCGCGCCTGCTGAAGACGCCCATCGTGCGAAACGGCCGCGCGGCGACGGTGGGGTACCGGCCGGAGCGGTGGAAGGAGTGGACCTAG